The window ATCCTTTCTATACAGATTTGCTCCAATCGGTACAATGTATCGTCGTATGTCTACATTTGTTGAAACGGAATATTTTCGTGGTAAAACCTTTTTTGCATATCAAAATGTTCTTGGTAAAATCCTTGGTGAAATAATGGAGAAAACCTTAAAAGCTCGaaaacatttcatcaatttggcTGATATTCATCCGGATAAAAATGTTCGATTAATTCTGGTCGAATCATTTTTAGATTCCGAACAAAATGATCAGCTATTGTTATCGATACGAAATCTATATGCCATTCATCAGGAAATCATAATGAATCGTAATGACCAACAGAATCAATCCgatgaatcaacaaaattatccgattcattatttcaaatggaaacaaaTCTTCATCGACATTATTGTCGTCAAACATTGAATGCCATACATAAACGTCTGTCGATACCTGATGTACGAATTCGTAGTTTAGCCTATACGATGCTTGATCATTGCTTGCGGATAATGTTCATATCATTAGAAACGATGCTCAAATCATTGGATTCTTTATcagaaattcaatcaaatgaatttttatttgaatcaaaatttcgttcaaaaaatcaattatatcaTACTGTTTGTAAGATGGCCGAAATGTGTAAATTTTGgcatgattttcttttcgtcGACGAACAATTCAAATCACTgcatttatttcaattcgaatcattACAATTGATGGCTGAAGCTATAAAATGTGCATTTGTAAGTCGTATAAATCATCTTCGACTTGAATCATTGGATCGATTTACATCGATTCAAATTATGGATTTATTTCGTTCAATAATGTCTCGATTGCTCAAGATTAATTGTCGAAATTCGGATCACGAAATATTCGATATTGATTGTGATTCATATGAAATtcatattgaatcaaatctgATGGAATATCATGTACGACGGTTTAAAACATTTCGTTTACCATTAAATACTGTATTGAATATTACcgatatattgaatgaagcattgaatgaaacattCGAAACAATAAGTCGACCAATTGTATTGGAATTCTTGCCGAAATTTCGTCACCATTATTTACGGctatttaattattatacaaatttttttctctgtcaAAATGTCCACCATACATTACTGTAtatgtattttttgtttcccgTATTGAAAGATCATCTTCATCGGGCacgtcatcatcgttcattttcagaattggattcattaatgaaacaaattcatcattcatatctacataatgatgatcatgatgatggtcttGATTTTTTCGAACCACATATTTCAATGACAATTCAAACGGAAAAATTTAAAGACTATTTCAACACTAACAATGATTTCGATTGGATTATACATTCATTCGATATATTCTATTAtgtaccatcatcatcgattttcattaatgataatggatattcatttgatttatcgcaaaaaaaaagaaaacgaacaaaaattaccgttgatgatcatcatgatgaaattgataatttttggcCATTAACACTCATGTTTAATgcaaaaattaatgatcttttcaatgaaatgtttcaatttcTACTTCGGTTACgatattttcaatatctAATTGGTAATGATtttctattatcatcaaaatttcgTTATAATGATCTGCAGAAAAATATCTATCTTTTTCGATTTCGTTTGGCTAATCttatatttcaatttggTTATCAAATGGAATATCGTTTAAAAGAATTAATACAACAAACTGTGTATCGTTTTCAGAA of the Dermatophagoides farinae isolate YC_2012a chromosome 1, ASM2471394v1, whole genome shotgun sequence genome contains:
- the LOC124492045 gene encoding uncharacterized protein LOC124492045, with product MSIEQRINPYLSEWIMVHEPMNHTECIHLLEERFIQRRLTKLEVIEHILSMLIGFESESFIWNDKQKQFEPTKCYSMTNVNLQSYQSFLYRFAPIGTMYRRMSTFVETEYFRGKTFFAYQNVLGKILGEIMEKTLKARKHFINLADIHPDKNVRLILVESFLDSEQNDQLLLSIRNLYAIHQEIIMNRNDQQNQSDESTKLSDSLFQMETNLHRHYCRQTLNAIHKRLSIPDVRIRSLAYTMLDHCLRIMFISLETMLKSLDSLSEIQSNEFLFESKFRSKNQLYHTVCKMAEMCKFWHDFLFVDEQFKSLHLFQFESLQLMAEAIKCAFVSRINHLRLESLDRFTSIQIMDLFRSIMSRLLKINCRNSDHEIFDIDCDSYEIHIESNLMEYHVRRFKTFRLPLNTVLNITDILNEALNETFETISRPIVLEFLPKFRHHYLRLFNYYTNFFLCQNVHHTLLYMYFLFPVLKDHLHRARHHRSFSELDSLMKQIHHSYLHNDDHDDGLDFFEPHISMTIQTEKFKDYFNTNNDFDWIIHSFDIFYYVPSSSIFINDNGYSFDLSQKKRKRTKITVDDHHDEIDNFWPLTLMFNAKINDLFNEMFQFLLRLRYFQYLIGNDFLLSSKFRYNDLQKNIYLFRFRLANLIFQFGYQMEYRLKELIQQTVYRFQNDTRNIEGCFQVHQKFLEKLEQIKSRVIESDFIRQQFRTIAKFCHSNSDVQSLTDTTVKNRRRSIVDNINQLDRVRGEDFII